The following are encoded together in the Salvelinus fontinalis isolate EN_2023a chromosome 38, ASM2944872v1, whole genome shotgun sequence genome:
- the nradd gene encoding tumor necrosis factor receptor superfamily member 16: protein MDALWVCTLFLLVKVALGDACVTGQFSQSGECCSPCAPGHGVEVECGMEDTKCKPCPEGTFSPSDGLSPCLPCARCPAGIPELTSCSATQDTHCDCDQHFYLWRDGKSVAGLCAACTVCGRGEGVVRLCGAQGNTQCQPCRPGTFSEEKSDIKPCQACSQCSDTEVEIRACQLNSDTLCMDKKLHILSRPPESDGPLAAPRLPGLGLVNDGEEASPAPGGGAAPSAPGFTPRDDGSSNHILVYVSVLAAVVLGLLLYVAYKCWTSYKQKQALSKARAAELGTCPEGEKLHSDSGVFLDSHSLQDSQPSKGSKRDSKQDSRLYINLPPHRQEEVERLLQEGSGGRRGSWRTLGAALGYEPEQMDLFGHGEAPVHTLLSNWAQQEGSTLGLLCSALARIERPDVAAALTCPAQGVSVV from the exons ATGGACGCGCTTTGGGTCTGCACACTTTTTCTGCTCGTTAAG GTTGCCCTGGGAGATGCCTGCGTCACTGGGCAGTTCAGCCAGTCAGGGGAGTGCTGTAGCCCGTGTGCTCCAGGCCATGGGGTGGAGGTAGAGTGTGGGATGGAGGACACCAAGTGCAAGCCTTGCCCTGAGG gaacgttctcccCATCAGACGGTCTCTCCCCGTGCCTCCCCTGTGCCCGCTGCCCGGCTGGCATCCCAGAGCTGACCTCCTGCAGCGCCACCCAGGATACCCACTGTGACTGTGACCAGCACTTCTACCTGTGGCGGGATGGGAAGAGTGTGGCAGGGCTATGTGCCGCCTGCACCGTGTGTGGACGTGGCGAGGGGGTGGTGAGGCTGTGTGGAGCCCAGGGGAACACCCAATGCCAACCATGTCGCCCAGGAACCTTCTCAGAGGAGAAGAGTGATATCAAGCCCTGCCAGGCCTGCTCTCAGTGCTCTGACACTGAGGTGGAGATCAGAGCCTGCCAGCTCAACTCTGACACCCTCTGCATGG ATAAGAAGCTCCACATCCTGTCTCGTCCCCCTGAGTCTGACGGCCCTCTGGCCGCTCCTCGCCTGCCTGGGTTAGGGTTGGTGAATGATGGAGAGGAGGCCAGCCCTGCCCCTGGAGGAGGAGCGGCCCCCAGTGCCCCCGGGTTCACCCCTCGGGATGATGGGAGCAGCAACCACATCCTGGTCTATGTATCTGTTCTGGCTGCTGTGGTGCTGGGCCTGCTGCTCTACGTCGCCTACAAGTG CTGGACGTCGTATAAGCAGAAGCAGGCGTTGAGTAAAGCCCGCGCTGCAGAGCTGGGGACGTGTCCTGAAGGAGAGAAACTCCACAGTGACAGCGGCGTGTTCCTGGACTCACACAGCCTGCAGGATAGCCAACCAAGTAAAG GTAGTAAGAGGGACAGTAAGCAGGACAGCCGTCTGTACATCAACCTGCCCCCCCACAGACAGGAGGAGGTGGAGCGTCTGCTCCAGGAGGGGAGCGGGGGCCGCAGAGGCTCCTGGAGGACCCTGGGGGCCGCGCTGGGCTACGAGCCCGAGCAGATGGACCTGTTTGGGCACGGCGAGGCCCCTGTACACACCCTCCTTTCCAACTGGGCCCAGCAGGAGGGCTCCACTCTGGGACTTCTGTGCTCGGCGCTGGCCCGCATCGAGAGGCCCGACGTGGCCGCCGCTCTCACCTGCCCTGCCcagggggtgtctgtggtctga